A single window of Hymenobacter sp. APR13 DNA harbors:
- a CDS encoding NAD(P)/FAD-dependent oxidoreductase translates to MSAPFREIEVLLPPAVAYDEFARYEALLHAAGLQPGQADFVHLRKRSIDARGRSPQVRLRADIYQTPPPPSLFGPWFQYPDVSQARRTVLIVGAGPAGLFAALRCIELGLKPIVLERGKDVRTRRRDLAALNKEHVVNPDSNYCFGEGGAGTYSDGKLYTRATKRGDVGRILRCLVQHGATPDILVDAHPHIGTNKLPSVVAALRDSVLAAGGEVRFDTRVDDLVLDHHRLRGVVTATGEALEADAVILATGHSARDIYELLHRRGVLIEAKPFALGVRVEHQQELIDRAQYRLSERGELPAASYSLVHQTQWQGRQRGVFSFCMCPGGFIVPAATAPGEVVVNGMSPSRRDSRFANSGIVAAVELEDMDVRQYGALAGLRLQQQIEQRACQVAGNTQRAPAQRLGDFLKGKLSAELLETSYQPGLVPVAMDDVLGAGLAERLRQGFQDFGRKIPGYATNAAQIVGVESRTSSPVRIPRDRDTLEHPEVRGLFPCGEGAGYAGGIVSAAMDGERCAEAALAAIGAK, encoded by the coding sequence ATGTCTGCTCCCTTCCGTGAGATTGAAGTGCTGCTGCCGCCGGCCGTAGCCTACGACGAGTTTGCCCGCTACGAGGCCCTGCTGCACGCCGCCGGCCTGCAGCCCGGCCAGGCCGATTTCGTGCATTTGCGCAAGCGCTCCATTGATGCGCGCGGCCGCAGCCCCCAGGTGCGCCTGCGCGCCGACATCTACCAGACGCCGCCGCCGCCCAGCCTGTTTGGGCCCTGGTTTCAGTATCCCGATGTCAGCCAGGCCCGGCGCACGGTGCTGATTGTGGGCGCCGGTCCGGCCGGCCTGTTTGCGGCGCTGCGCTGCATTGAGCTGGGGCTGAAGCCGATTGTGCTGGAGCGCGGCAAAGACGTGCGCACCCGCCGCCGCGACTTGGCCGCTCTCAACAAGGAGCACGTCGTCAACCCCGATTCCAACTACTGCTTCGGGGAAGGCGGCGCCGGCACCTACTCCGACGGCAAGCTCTACACCCGCGCCACCAAGCGCGGCGACGTGGGCCGGATTCTTCGCTGCCTGGTGCAGCACGGCGCCACCCCCGACATTCTGGTGGATGCCCACCCCCACATCGGTACCAACAAGCTGCCCTCGGTGGTGGCGGCCCTGCGCGACAGTGTGCTGGCCGCCGGCGGCGAGGTGCGCTTCGATACGCGGGTAGACGACCTGGTGCTGGACCACCACCGCCTGCGCGGCGTGGTGACGGCCACCGGCGAAGCCCTGGAAGCCGACGCCGTGATTCTGGCCACCGGCCACTCGGCCCGCGACATCTACGAGCTGCTGCACCGCCGCGGCGTGCTCATCGAGGCCAAACCGTTTGCGCTGGGCGTGCGCGTGGAGCACCAGCAGGAGCTGATTGACCGGGCCCAGTACCGCCTCAGTGAGCGGGGCGAGCTGCCAGCCGCCTCCTACTCGCTGGTGCACCAGACCCAGTGGCAGGGCCGGCAGCGGGGCGTGTTTTCGTTCTGCATGTGCCCGGGCGGCTTCATTGTGCCGGCGGCCACGGCGCCCGGCGAGGTGGTGGTGAACGGCATGAGCCCCAGCCGCCGCGACTCGCGCTTCGCCAACTCCGGCATTGTGGCGGCCGTGGAGCTGGAAGACATGGACGTGCGCCAGTACGGCGCCCTGGCCGGCCTGCGCCTGCAGCAGCAGATTGAGCAGCGCGCCTGCCAGGTGGCCGGCAACACCCAGCGCGCCCCCGCCCAGCGCCTCGGCGACTTCCTGAAAGGCAAACTGTCGGCGGAGCTGCTCGAAACCAGCTACCAGCCCGGCCTGGTGCCCGTAGCCATGGACGACGTGCTGGGCGCGGGCCTGGCCGAGCGGCTGCGGCAGGGCTTCCAGGATTTCGGGCGCAAGATTCCGGGCTACGCCACCAACGCCGCCCAGATTGTGGGCGTGGAAAGCCGCACCTCCTCGCCCGTCCGCATCCCCCGCGACCGGGACACGCTGGAGCACCCCGAGGTGCGCGGCCTGTTTCCGTGCGGCGAAGGCGCGGGCTACGCCGGCGGCATCGTGTCGGCGGCCATGGACGGCGAGCGGTGCGCCGAAGCGGCGCTGGCAGCCATTGGTGCGAAATAA
- a CDS encoding MFS transporter, whose amino-acid sequence MASRIRSIFSGSVGNLVEWYDWYVYSAFALYFAPSFFPEGSQTAQLLNTAAIFAVGFLMRPLGGWLLGLYADRAGRKAALMASVLLMCGGSLLIALTPTYAQIGVAAPVLLVLARLLQGLSVGGEYGTSATYLSEMADQRNRGFFSSFQYVTLIAGQLLALLVQLGLQQVLSAAELQAWGWRVPFGIGAAAAVVALYLRRTMEETDAFTHQTPAESAGAAPPPGKLQLLLRYPREVLMVVGLTLGGTVVFYTFTTYTQKFLVNTASFSKGQATLVSFGALGVAMLLQPLLGALSDRVGRRPVLLFFGVGATLGTVPLMTALGAAASLGAAFGLLVLALAVVSGYTSINAVVKAELFPTEIRALGVGLPYALTVAIFGGTAEYVALLAKSQGVESWFYWYVTACAAISLVVYLRMPDTRDTSRLNSAAN is encoded by the coding sequence ATGGCCTCCCGCATCCGCTCCATCTTCAGCGGCTCCGTCGGCAACCTCGTGGAGTGGTACGACTGGTACGTGTACTCGGCGTTTGCCCTGTACTTCGCGCCCTCGTTTTTTCCGGAAGGCAGCCAGACGGCGCAGCTGCTCAACACGGCCGCCATCTTTGCGGTGGGCTTTCTGATGCGGCCGCTGGGCGGCTGGCTGCTGGGCCTGTACGCCGACCGCGCCGGGCGCAAGGCCGCCCTGATGGCTTCGGTGCTGCTCATGTGCGGCGGCTCGCTGCTGATTGCCCTCACGCCCACCTACGCCCAGATTGGGGTGGCGGCGCCGGTGCTGCTGGTGCTGGCGCGGCTGCTGCAGGGGCTGAGCGTGGGCGGCGAGTACGGCACCTCGGCCACCTACCTGAGCGAAATGGCCGACCAGCGCAACCGGGGCTTCTTTTCCAGCTTTCAGTACGTGACCCTGATTGCGGGGCAGCTGCTGGCGCTGCTGGTGCAGCTGGGGTTGCAGCAGGTGCTGAGCGCCGCCGAGCTGCAGGCCTGGGGCTGGCGCGTGCCGTTCGGGATTGGGGCCGCCGCGGCGGTGGTGGCGCTGTATCTGCGGCGCACCATGGAAGAAACCGACGCCTTCACGCACCAGACCCCTGCCGAAAGCGCCGGCGCCGCGCCGCCGCCCGGCAAGCTCCAACTGCTGCTGCGCTACCCGCGCGAAGTGCTGATGGTGGTGGGCCTCACGCTGGGCGGCACCGTGGTGTTTTACACCTTTACCACCTACACCCAGAAGTTTCTGGTGAACACCGCCAGCTTCAGCAAGGGCCAGGCCACGCTCGTCTCGTTTGGGGCGCTGGGCGTGGCCATGCTGCTGCAGCCGCTGCTGGGGGCGCTGTCGGATAGGGTGGGGCGGCGGCCGGTGCTGCTGTTTTTTGGGGTGGGCGCCACACTGGGCACTGTGCCCCTGATGACAGCACTGGGCGCGGCCGCCAGCCTCGGCGCAGCGTTCGGGCTGCTGGTGCTGGCCCTGGCTGTGGTGAGCGGCTACACCTCCATCAACGCCGTGGTGAAGGCCGAGCTGTTCCCGACTGAAATCCGGGCGCTGGGTGTGGGGCTGCCGTATGCTCTCACGGTGGCTATTTTCGGCGGCACGGCCGAGTACGTGGCGCTGCTGGCCAAAAGCCAGGGCGTGGAAAGCTGGTTTTACTGGTACGTGACGGCCTGCGCGGCCATTTCGCTGGTGGTGTACCTGCGCATGCCCGACACCCGCGACACCTCGCGCCTGAATTCGGCGGCCAACTAA
- a CDS encoding CoA-binding protein, which yields MKKTLVLGASDNPARYSYQAVHRLQRHGHEVVPVGIRKGQVGGLDIQTDRPQAEAVDTVTLYVGPQNQPAWYDYILDLQPKRIIFNPGTENPELERLAQQRGIQTEEACTLVMLSVGQY from the coding sequence ATGAAAAAGACCCTCGTTCTTGGTGCTTCCGATAACCCGGCCCGCTACTCCTACCAAGCCGTGCACCGGCTGCAGCGCCACGGCCACGAAGTGGTGCCCGTTGGCATCCGCAAAGGCCAGGTGGGCGGCCTCGACATCCAAACCGACCGTCCGCAGGCCGAAGCCGTGGACACCGTGACGCTCTACGTCGGCCCCCAGAACCAGCCCGCCTGGTACGACTACATCCTGGACCTGCAGCCCAAGCGCATCATCTTCAACCCCGGTACCGAAAACCCTGAGCTGGAGCGCCTGGCCCAGCAGCGCGGCATCCAGACCGAAGAAGCCTGCACCCTGGTGATGCTGTCGGTGGGGCAGTATTAG
- a CDS encoding acyl-CoA thioesterase: protein MDLAAKIAAAETRIFKAVFPNTTNHYDTLFGGTTLHLMDEVAFITATRFSRLKMVTVSSDKVDFTHPIPGGTLVELIGNVEHVGNTSLKVRVELFVEQMYSEERVKAVSGLFTFVAIDHDKRPVRILPAAV from the coding sequence ATGGACCTTGCCGCCAAAATTGCCGCCGCCGAAACGCGCATCTTCAAAGCCGTTTTCCCTAACACCACCAACCACTACGACACCCTGTTCGGGGGCACCACGCTGCACCTGATGGACGAAGTGGCCTTCATCACGGCCACCCGCTTTTCGCGCCTCAAGATGGTCACCGTCTCGTCCGACAAGGTCGATTTCACCCACCCCATTCCCGGCGGCACACTCGTGGAGCTGATTGGCAACGTCGAGCACGTAGGCAACACCAGCCTGAAGGTGCGGGTGGAGCTGTTTGTGGAGCAGATGTACTCCGAGGAGCGCGTGAAGGCTGTTTCGGGCCTGTTCACGTTTGTGGCCATCGACCACGACAAGCGGCCGGTGCGCATCCTGCCCGCCGCCGTGTAA